A window of Kyrpidia spormannii genomic DNA:
CCAAATCACTGTGCTCCAGGGACAACACCTCCGAAGAATGAACGTTCATCGTCCACTCTCCTCCGGAATCCCGCTGCAGCACGAGAAGATGATACAAAATCCCCGTGCCGTTCCATTCATACTCCCCGAGGAGCAGCCACTCCCCCTCGCCGTCCGCCGGCCGTCCCCGCCGCAGGGGCAAAAACCTCAGCTTCCGCCGCACCACCTTGGCGAGATTGTCCATCTCCATCACCAGCCGGCCCCCCGGGGCCAAAACGTCGAACATGCGGCTCAATGCCTGCTCCAATTCCGCCCGACTGCGGCCGAGCACCGCGGCGTTTCCCCCGCAGACCACCAAATTCATCGATCCCGGTTTGGCCGCCCGGGTGAGTTCCGCGAGGGACACGGGATACACCTCGATGCCGCCGTGAAGCTCTCGAGCCCGGTCCACCAGCGTCGATTCCCCGTCGGCCCCGAT
This region includes:
- a CDS encoding class I SAM-dependent methyltransferase; amino-acid sequence: MVRGTMAAEVRFLQAIAPYYDVWMDWDRRLAEEIPFLERGLPTRGPVSILDAACGTGHRVRVLADRGYEVIGADGESTLVDRARELHGGIEVYPVSLAELTRAAKPGSMNLVVCGGNAAVLGRSRAELEQALSRMFDVLAPGGRLVMEMDNLAKVVRRKLRFLPLRRGRPADGEGEWLLLGEYEWNGTGILYHLLVLQRDSGGEWTMNVHSSEVLSLEHSDLVPMLRETGFNDIRLYSDYADGEFLPLESDRLIVTARRPE